One Primulina huaijiensis isolate GDHJ02 chromosome 8, ASM1229523v2, whole genome shotgun sequence genomic region harbors:
- the LOC140982587 gene encoding receptor protein-tyrosine kinase CEPR2-like encodes MATQLNPYLSLQILTIFLSFFHHSMCMTIEKQALLKFKSQLIDPLNYLDSWKDSDSDSDSGSPCKFYGITCDQETGFVTDISLDNKSLSGVISPSLSILRSLTSLVLPSNLFSGIIPSEFRNLTNLKVLNLTGNNMNGTIPDLSNLIKLERLDLSGNYFSGAFPAWVGNLSGLVSLGLGDNDYDEGEIPESLGNLKKLYWIYLASSNLRGAIPDSIFELEALGTLDICKNKISGNFPNSIYKLKNLFKIELYGNNLTGEIPAGLANLTLLQEFDISDNQMHGTVPHEIGNLRKLTVFHLFKNNFSGEIPVGFGDMQHLFALSLYKNSFSGKFPQNLGRISPLNSIDISENKFSGAFPRYLCQNGNLQNLLALDNDFSGEFPDSYARCNPLQRLRVNQNRLNGTIPDGIWSLPNVQVMDFSDNYVTGWISPGIGDSKNLNELMLSNNRFSGEIPKELGQLMLLERVILNGNKLSGKIPSELGALEQINSLQLEENELIGTIPSELANCPRLVNLNLAWNFLSGEIPDSLSNMVSLNSLNLSRNLLIGPIPRNLDKLKLSSIDLSNNQLSGIVPSDLLAFAGDRAFLGNKGLCIDEEKSTGRIINTDLGLCHVKRGHKNFIKSKLVMLCIILFALAIILLGLLLVSYRSFKQNEVDMDNRVDVEKEKRSNWKLESFQQVDIDVDEICSVDEDNLIGTGSSGKVYRLDLKKGFGTVAVKQIWKGNGVKLMAAEMEILGKIRHRNILKLLACLTKEGSNFLVFEYMENGNLFQALHKEIKVGRPELDWFKRYRIAVGAAKGIAYLHHDYSPPIIHRDVKSTNILLDEDYEAKIADFGVAKLAEQVSPKGSNVSCFAGTHGYMAPEMAYSLKATEKIDIYSYGVVLLELVTGKRPIEEEYGEGKDIVYWVSAHLNNRENVLKILDSKVVTELVQDDMIKVLKIAILCTAKLPNPRPNMKEVVKMLIDAEPCTLRSPDSFEKYDDKPFLCV; translated from the exons ATGGCTACACAATTGAATCCCTACCTTTCCCTCCAAATTCTAACTATTTTCTTGTCTTTTTTCCATCATTCCATGTGCATGACCATAGAGAAGCAAGCCTTGCTCAAATTCAAGTCACAGCTCATTGATCCCTTGAACTACTTGGATTCATGGAAGGATTCGGATTCGGATTCGGATTCGGGTTCCCCTTGCAAATTCTATGGAATCACTTGTGATCAAGAAACCGGTTTCGTTACAGACATTTCTCTTGATAATAAGTCCTTGTCAGGGGTGATATCCCCTTCACTTTCTATCCTGCGAAGCCTCACTTCTTTAGTATTACCATCTAACCTTTTTTCTGGAATCATTCCAAGCGAGTTTCGAAATCTTACGAATCTCAAAGTTTTGAATCTCACGGGTAACAACATGAATGGCACCATACCGGACTTGTCGAATCTGATCAAGTTGGAGAGACTTGATTTGTCGGGGAATTATTTCTCCGGTGCATTCCCCGCTTGGGTTGGAAATTTGTCTGGTTTAGTTTCACTAGGCCTTGGTGACAACGATTATGATGAGGGCGAAATTCCCGAGAGTCTTGGGAATTTGAAGAAACTGTATTGGATTTATTTAGCTAGTTCAAATTTGAGGGGGGCAATCCCTGATTCTATATTTGAGTTGGAGGCATTGGGAACGTTAGATATATGCAAGAATAAGATATCTGGGAATTTCCCGAATTCGATATATAAGTTGAAGAATTTATTCAAGATTGAGCTCTATGGGAACAACTTGACCGGTGAAATTCCCGCAGGACTTGCAAATTTGACCCTTTTACAGGAATTCGACATATCTGATAATCAAATGCATGGGACTGTTCCGCATGAGATTGGAAACTTGAGAAAATTAACAGTTTTTCATCTGTTCAAGAATAACTTCTCTGGAGAAATACCAGTGGGATTTGGGGATATGCAGCACCTTTTTGCCTTATCTCTTTACAAAAACAGTTTCTCGGGGAAATTTCCGCAAAATCTTGGCCGTATTTCGCCATTGAATAGTATTGACATATCTGAGAACAAATTCTCTGGTGCATTCCCGAGATACCTGTGTCAAAATGGGAATTTGCAGAATTTGCTTGCTTTGGATAACGATTTTTCGGGGGAATTTCCGGATTCATACGCCAGATGTAATCCTTTGCAAAGGTTGAGAGTCAATCAGAACCGTCTTAATGGGACCATTCCAGATGGAATATGGTCACTTCCTAATGTACAAGTGATGGATTTCAGTGATAACTATGTCACTGGATGGATTTCACCAGGCATTGGAGATTCGAAGAATTTGAACGAATTAATGCTGTCAAACAACAGATTCTCTGGTGAGATACCTAAAGAACTCGGACAACTTATGCTATTGGAACGGGTTATCTTGAACGGCAATAAATTATCAGGGAAAATTCCATCAGAACTCGGTGCTTTGGAGCAGATAAATTCTCTGCAGTTGGAAGAAAACGAGCTCATTGGGACAATACCTTCAGAATTGGCCAACTGTCCTAGGCTTGTTAACTTAAATCTTGCTTGGAATTTTCTGAGTGGTGAGATTCCCGATAGTCTCTCAAATATGGTCTCATTAAACTCTTTGAATCTTTCAAGAAACCTTCTCATCGGCCCAATTCCAAGAAACTTGGATAAGCTAAAGTTATCATCTATAGATCTGTCAAATAACCAGCTCTCTGGGATAGTTCCATCCGACTTATTGGCGTTCGCAGGTGATAGAGCGTTTCTTGGAAACAAAGGTCTTTGCATTGATGAGGAGAAAAGCACAGGACGGATAATAAACACGGACTTGGGCCTTTGTCATGTGAAACGTGGCCACAAGAATTTCATCAAAAGTAAACTTGTTATGTTATGTATCATACTATTTGCACTGGCGATTATCTTACTCGGTTTATTGCTCGTGAGTTACAGAAGCTTTAAGCAAAATGAGGTTGACATGGATAACAGAGTGGATGTGGAGAAAGAAAAACGTTCAAACTGGAAACTTGAGAGCTTTCAACAAGTGGATATCGACGTAGATGAAATATGCAGCGTAGACGAGGATAATCTGATAGGGACTGGAAGTTCTGGAAAAGTTTATCGACTGGATTTGAAGAAAGGCTTTGGAACAGTAGCCGTGAAGCAGATATGGAAGGGAAATGGAGTGAAACTCATGGCAGCAGAAATGGAGATTCTTGGAAAGATAAGGCATAGAAACATACTAAAGCTATTAGCCTGTTTAACGAAAGAAGGTTCGAACTTCTTGGTTTTCGAGTATATGGAGAATGGTAACTTGTTTCAGGCACTTCACAAAGAAATCAAAGTCGGCAGGCCAGAACTCGATTGGTTTAAAAGATATAGGATCGCAGTTGGTGCAGCAAAAGGAATCGCCTATCTTCATCACGATTATTCCCCACCTATAATCCATCGAGACGTTAAATCAACCAACATATTGCTTGACGAGGATTACGAAGCAAAGATCGCTGATTTTGGGGTTGCTAAGTTGGCTGAGCAAGTTTCTCCCAAGGGATCTAATGTCAGTTGCTTTGCAGGCACTCATGGCTACATGGCACCAG AGATGGCATATTCACTCAAAGCAACTGAGAAGATCGACATATACAGTTACGGTGTCGTGCTGCTAGAGCTCGTGACCGGAAAAAGGCCTATAGAGGAAGAATACGGAGAAGGGAAAGACATAGTTTACTGGGTTTCGGCTCATTTAAACAATCGAGAGAACGTACTAAAAATTCTTGATTCAAAGGTGGTCACTGAACTAGTTCAAGATGATATGATAAAGGTTTTAAAAATCGCCATTCTTTGCACCGCAAAGCTTCCAAATCCAAGGCCgaatatgaaggaagttgtaaAGATGCTTATCGATGCCGAACCGTGCACTCTCAGGTCGCCGGACAGTTTCGAGAAATACGATGATAAGCCCTTTCTGTGTGTTTGA